A DNA window from Kitasatospora atroaurantiaca contains the following coding sequences:
- a CDS encoding RICIN domain-containing protein produces MRPRRIGAVTVKAMAAAAVALAATLPAQPAYAAATNFYVDPVNGNDSNSGTSTASAFRTVQAAQNAVRAINANMADDIVVNLRGGTYTLTGPIAFGTTDSGTNGHTVVYQAYNGETPVISGGKSITGWTAAANGEYKASIGTTNFRQLYVNGVRATRARYPDAGTDFNLQGSDKTNKLLKVLASQTSNWGNLNQVEMMLETQWGESYLRLKSISTSGSTANISIQDHEAGILFQRPWPQLADGSPFHFENAHEFLNEPGEFYVDTAAQTVYYKPRPGEDMSTAAAQAPTVQTLFDVKGISLNSPAHDLRFSGITFARTTWMEPTNNGYLNGQGGNYNISADNNNNQYVGRPPAGVQAAYADRVSFTNNTFTQMGSTALDLSHGVHDSSAIGNYLYDIAGNGIMVGKFSDPTVEYHTVYNPPTTPAGEDAREVVKNVAVKNNLITRTGQDYLGTAGVNAGFVNGTAIDHNDISDTPWAGISLGWGWQSAANAEGNNSVSYNRIGNVMNRLCDSAAIYHLSNDPGTVFNGNYIHDVVRGPAACGSAVAGLYTDEGSDNMTLSNNVLSHTDGFINQNRNGSNVTLTNNTTSGDTVIKASGLESAYQWMTARPNLAYNKPASSSSVYGTGTEPSKAVDNNGATGWSPTGSDTSAWWQVDLGQSYQLGQFALTTRQDLDQSETRGNFEVRGSNDPNFGSYTVLGRQTSTLPLASTLTGDIDVRQAFRYVRVAKTDGAYFYITDFSVQQTGGAQAASTGTPNTNPSTYYTIKNVNSGQAMDVYGGSTADGTSIVQWPSSGGANQQWNIVPVSGQLFKIVSRNSGKVLDMNFSSHWRGTAVLQYSYNGGNNQLWYFEQTSGGYLIRNYESRQALEVSGASTANAAVIDQWMPLNQSHQAWTIQ; encoded by the coding sequence ATGAGACCCCGACGGATCGGTGCGGTGACGGTCAAGGCGATGGCAGCGGCAGCCGTCGCCCTCGCCGCCACGCTGCCCGCCCAACCCGCCTACGCGGCCGCGACGAACTTCTACGTCGACCCCGTCAACGGCAACGACAGCAACTCCGGTACCAGCACCGCCTCCGCGTTCAGGACCGTCCAGGCCGCGCAGAACGCGGTCCGGGCGATCAACGCGAACATGGCCGACGACATCGTCGTGAACCTGCGCGGGGGCACCTACACCCTCACCGGTCCGATCGCCTTCGGTACCACCGACTCGGGCACCAACGGCCACACGGTCGTCTACCAGGCGTACAACGGTGAGACGCCCGTGATCAGCGGCGGCAAGTCGATCACCGGCTGGACCGCGGCCGCCAACGGCGAGTACAAGGCGTCCATCGGCACCACCAACTTCCGGCAGCTGTACGTCAACGGGGTCCGCGCCACCCGGGCCCGCTACCCCGACGCCGGCACCGACTTCAACCTGCAGGGCAGCGACAAGACCAACAAGCTGCTGAAGGTGCTCGCCTCGCAGACCTCGAACTGGGGCAATCTGAACCAGGTCGAGATGATGCTGGAGACCCAGTGGGGCGAGAGCTACCTTCGGCTGAAGTCGATCAGCACCTCCGGCAGCACCGCCAACATCTCGATCCAGGACCACGAGGCCGGCATCCTCTTCCAGCGCCCGTGGCCGCAGCTCGCCGACGGCTCGCCGTTCCACTTCGAGAACGCCCACGAGTTCCTCAACGAGCCGGGCGAGTTCTACGTCGACACGGCCGCGCAGACCGTCTACTACAAGCCCCGCCCGGGCGAGGACATGTCCACGGCCGCCGCGCAGGCGCCGACCGTCCAGACGCTCTTCGACGTCAAGGGCATCAGCCTCAACAGCCCCGCCCACGACTTGCGGTTCTCCGGGATCACCTTCGCCCGGACCACCTGGATGGAGCCGACCAACAACGGCTACCTCAACGGCCAGGGCGGCAACTACAACATCTCGGCCGACAACAACAACAATCAGTACGTCGGTCGTCCGCCGGCCGGTGTCCAGGCCGCCTACGCCGATCGTGTCTCCTTCACCAACAACACCTTCACGCAGATGGGCTCCACCGCCCTCGACCTGTCCCACGGCGTCCACGACAGCAGCGCCATCGGCAACTACCTCTACGACATCGCCGGCAACGGCATCATGGTCGGCAAGTTCTCCGACCCGACCGTGGAGTACCACACCGTCTACAACCCGCCCACCACGCCGGCCGGTGAGGACGCCCGCGAGGTGGTCAAGAACGTCGCCGTCAAGAACAACCTGATCACCCGGACCGGTCAGGACTACCTCGGAACGGCGGGCGTCAACGCGGGCTTCGTCAACGGCACCGCCATCGACCACAACGACATCTCCGACACTCCGTGGGCCGGCATCTCGCTCGGCTGGGGCTGGCAGTCGGCGGCCAACGCCGAAGGCAACAACAGCGTCAGCTACAACCGGATCGGCAACGTGATGAACCGGCTGTGCGACTCCGCCGCCATCTACCACCTCTCGAACGACCCGGGCACGGTCTTCAACGGCAACTACATCCACGACGTGGTGCGAGGCCCGGCCGCCTGCGGCTCGGCCGTGGCCGGCCTCTACACGGACGAGGGGTCGGACAACATGACCCTCTCGAACAACGTCCTGTCGCACACCGACGGATTCATCAACCAGAACCGCAACGGCTCCAACGTCACGCTCACCAACAACACCACGTCCGGCGACACGGTCATCAAGGCCTCCGGCCTCGAGTCCGCGTACCAGTGGATGACCGCCCGGCCCAACCTCGCCTACAACAAGCCGGCGTCCTCATCGTCGGTCTACGGCACCGGTACGGAGCCCTCGAAGGCCGTCGACAACAACGGCGCGACCGGCTGGTCCCCGACCGGCAGCGACACCTCGGCCTGGTGGCAGGTCGACCTGGGCCAGTCCTACCAGCTCGGCCAGTTTGCACTGACCACCCGTCAGGACCTTGACCAGTCCGAGACCCGCGGCAACTTCGAGGTCCGGGGCTCCAACGACCCGAACTTCGGCAGCTACACCGTCCTGGGACGCCAGACGAGCACCCTGCCGCTCGCCTCGACGCTCACCGGCGACATCGACGTCCGTCAGGCCTTCCGCTACGTGCGGGTCGCCAAGACGGACGGCGCGTACTTCTACATCACCGACTTCAGCGTCCAGCAGACCGGCGGCGCGCAGGCGGCCTCGACCGGCACCCCGAACACCAACCCGTCGACGTACTACACGATCAAGAACGTGAACAGCGGGCAGGCGATGGACGTTTACGGCGGGTCGACCGCGGACGGCACGAGCATCGTCCAGTGGCCGAGCAGCGGCGGCGCCAACCAGCAGTGGAACATCGTTCCGGTCAGCGGCCAGCTCTTCAAGATCGTGAGCCGGAACAGCGGCAAGGTCCTCGACATGAACTTCTCCAGCCACTGGAGGGGGACCGCGGTCCTGCAGTACAGCTACAACGGTGGCAACAACCAGCTGTGGTACTTCGAGCAGACCAGTGGTGGCTACCTCATCCGCAACTACGAGAGCCGGCAGGCCCTGGAGGTGAGCGGCGCGTCGACCGCGAACGCAGCCGTCATCGACCAGTGGATGCCCCTGAACCAGTCCCACCAGGCCTGGACCATCCAGTAA